A single region of the Ascaphus truei isolate aAscTru1 chromosome 6, aAscTru1.hap1, whole genome shotgun sequence genome encodes:
- the TMEM143 gene encoding transmembrane protein 143 isoform X1 — MLYTARCALRMGAGMRKSLIRSMGTLTTKMAAYKKMWKPTEPKDWIEQYQERYIPFSKCQLVEHLVQAFHSSESEKRSFLSFVNQLESSLLHPYHSILEELQVLYDPINPDRDALPDTTLTDSERLSLEKEVLEHLQPVLDQANFNILSEDALAYALIVHHPQDGVQVHVNLDKYEYIRFWALGQRMGPLSVQMGTKPQKDTLFSRATRTPPDRRYFKRVLVAARPRNSHMVLKCFKDIPLEGLEQLLPVVKVRTSSFDRTLLNAMLLVSGGIIFVNVGMVVLTDLKMGTSFLFFFFAGFMTFRAWQVFSQRRKVHSLELAHMLYYRSTSNNSELLGALALRAHEEHAKEVILAHSFLKQLNIPSNEDCSTLDNTGMCRDPETIKQVKEQVQDWLQAKAGLEIFFSAERALRNLQRLNRTWKQETIPKSRQKHV, encoded by the exons ATGCTGTACACAGCCCGGTGTGCCCTGCGGATGGGGGCTGGAATGAGAAAATCATTAATCCGCAGTATGGGAACGTTGACCACTAAAATGGCAGCGTACAAAAAAATGTGGAAACCGACTGAGCCAAAAGACTGGATTGAGCAGTACCAAGAGAGATATATCCCCTTCTCTAAGTGCCAGCTGGTGGAGCATCTGGTTCAG GCATTCCACTCCAGTGAATCTGAAAAGAGGTCCTTCCTTTCCTTTGTGAATCAACTGGAGTCCTCCCTCCTTCACCCTTACCACTCCATCCTGGAGGAGCTACAG GTCCTCTATGATCCCATTAACCCAGACCGTGATGCTTTGCCGGACACCACTCTTACAGACTCTGAGCGCCTATCCCTGGAGAAAGAGGTCTTGGAGCACCTGCAGCCAGTGCTGGATCAGGCCAATTTCAACATCCTGTCTGAGGACGCTCTGGCTTATGCTCTGATCGTGCATCACCCTCAGGACGGAGTGCAG GTGCACGTGAATCTCGACAAATATGAATACATTCGGTTCTGGGCACTGGGGCAGAGGATGGGACCCCTCTCTGTACAGATGGGCACCAAGCCCCAGAAGGACACACTCTTCTCCCGGGCGACACGCACCCCACCAGACAG GCGTTACTTTAAGCGAGTCCTGGTAGCAGCTCGACCTAGGAATAGCCACATGGTGCTGAAGTGTTTCAAGGACATCCCCCTGGAAGGGCTGGAGCAGTTGCTTCCTGTAGTGAAAGTTCGAACCTCCAGCTTCGACCGCACCTTGCTCAATGCCATGCTGTTGGTCAGCGGCGGAATTATCTTTGTCAATGTGGGCATGGTGGTCCTCACGGACCTGAAGATGGGAACTTCtttcctctttttcttctttgcgGGATTCATGACGTTCCGAGCTTGGCAG GTGTTTTCTCAGCGGCGGAAAGTGCATTCACTGGAACTCGCTCACATGCTGTATTACCGAAGCACTTCCAACAACTCTGAGCTGCTTGGGGCCCTCGCTCTAAGGGCCCATGAGGAACATGCAAAAGAGGTGATCCTGGCTCACAGCTTCCTGAAGCAGCTAAACATCCCAAGTAATGAGGACTGTAGCACTTTGGATAATACCGGTATGTGTAGAG aTCCCGAAACAATAAAACAAGTAAAGGAACAGGTCCAGGACTGGCTGCAAGCGAAAGCGGGCCTGGAAATATTTTTCTCAGCTGAGCGAGCTCTCCGAAATCTCCAACGCTTGAATAGGACGTGGAAACAGGAGACTATTCCAAAAAGCAGGCAGAAACACGTATAA
- the TMEM143 gene encoding transmembrane protein 143 isoform X2, producing the protein MLYTARCALRMGAGMRKSLIRSMGTLTTKMAAYKKMWKPTEPKDWIEQYQERYIPFSKCQLVEHLVQAFHSSESEKRSFLSFVNQLESSLLHPYHSILEELQVLYDPINPDRDALPDTTLTDSERLSLEKEVLEHLQPVLDQANFNILSEDALAYALIVHHPQDGVQVHVNLDKYEYIRFWALGQRMGPLSVQMGTKPQKDTLFSRATRTPPDRRYFKRVLVAARPRNSHMVLKCFKDIPLEGLEQLLPVVKVRTSSFDRTLLNAMLLVSGGIIFVNVGMVVLTDLKMGTSFLFFFFAGFMTFRAWQVFSQRRKVHSLELAHMLYYRSTSNNSELLGALALRAHEEHAKEVILAHSFLKQLNIPSNEDCSTLDNTDPETIKQVKEQVQDWLQAKAGLEIFFSAERALRNLQRLNRTWKQETIPKSRQKHV; encoded by the exons ATGCTGTACACAGCCCGGTGTGCCCTGCGGATGGGGGCTGGAATGAGAAAATCATTAATCCGCAGTATGGGAACGTTGACCACTAAAATGGCAGCGTACAAAAAAATGTGGAAACCGACTGAGCCAAAAGACTGGATTGAGCAGTACCAAGAGAGATATATCCCCTTCTCTAAGTGCCAGCTGGTGGAGCATCTGGTTCAG GCATTCCACTCCAGTGAATCTGAAAAGAGGTCCTTCCTTTCCTTTGTGAATCAACTGGAGTCCTCCCTCCTTCACCCTTACCACTCCATCCTGGAGGAGCTACAG GTCCTCTATGATCCCATTAACCCAGACCGTGATGCTTTGCCGGACACCACTCTTACAGACTCTGAGCGCCTATCCCTGGAGAAAGAGGTCTTGGAGCACCTGCAGCCAGTGCTGGATCAGGCCAATTTCAACATCCTGTCTGAGGACGCTCTGGCTTATGCTCTGATCGTGCATCACCCTCAGGACGGAGTGCAG GTGCACGTGAATCTCGACAAATATGAATACATTCGGTTCTGGGCACTGGGGCAGAGGATGGGACCCCTCTCTGTACAGATGGGCACCAAGCCCCAGAAGGACACACTCTTCTCCCGGGCGACACGCACCCCACCAGACAG GCGTTACTTTAAGCGAGTCCTGGTAGCAGCTCGACCTAGGAATAGCCACATGGTGCTGAAGTGTTTCAAGGACATCCCCCTGGAAGGGCTGGAGCAGTTGCTTCCTGTAGTGAAAGTTCGAACCTCCAGCTTCGACCGCACCTTGCTCAATGCCATGCTGTTGGTCAGCGGCGGAATTATCTTTGTCAATGTGGGCATGGTGGTCCTCACGGACCTGAAGATGGGAACTTCtttcctctttttcttctttgcgGGATTCATGACGTTCCGAGCTTGGCAG GTGTTTTCTCAGCGGCGGAAAGTGCATTCACTGGAACTCGCTCACATGCTGTATTACCGAAGCACTTCCAACAACTCTGAGCTGCTTGGGGCCCTCGCTCTAAGGGCCCATGAGGAACATGCAAAAGAGGTGATCCTGGCTCACAGCTTCCTGAAGCAGCTAAACATCCCAAGTAATGAGGACTGTAGCACTTTGGATAATACCG aTCCCGAAACAATAAAACAAGTAAAGGAACAGGTCCAGGACTGGCTGCAAGCGAAAGCGGGCCTGGAAATATTTTTCTCAGCTGAGCGAGCTCTCCGAAATCTCCAACGCTTGAATAGGACGTGGAAACAGGAGACTATTCCAAAAAGCAGGCAGAAACACGTATAA